One Aphidius gifuensis isolate YNYX2018 linkage group LG3, ASM1490517v1, whole genome shotgun sequence DNA window includes the following coding sequences:
- the LOC122852876 gene encoding diphthine methyltransferase isoform X1 gives MMVNVWKNDWSDNSFAWRYEIHIINIKLLQYSDGVIIQRRQQHPQDVICFFIGERILNMFKTLDNFDTIYSADSVEWCPIDDFKDLFVCGTYQLAPEDEQSNEKSQKRDGKIYLFRIETMGKLKLLQTIDVPAVLDMKWSHVRIQNNIYLGVVNSIGYIQIYKLQIDETTGDAMIKLHIEKKLSQKSGDEILALSLDWSTGKCQNDNINDAKITVSDSEGKITIFNFDSHNDLSVLSSLEEHEFQAWITAFNYWNTNIIYSGGDDCKFKWYDLRVDTKLIGSNRIHEAGVTSLHSNSNEEFILASGSYDEKLRIWDTRNFRRPISENNLSGGVWRLKWDPFYHKYLLGACMYGGFKLIDCNSIDDPKIIGEYNEHKSIAYGCDWSSLDNDTIGSKLSEENCQNIVIATCSFYDHKLDLSTFILNKLIYLEVFRWSHNTRFVGL, from the exons aTGATGGTTAACGTATGGAAAAATGATTGGAGTGATAATTCATTTGCCTGGAGGTAtgaaatacatattataaatataaaactactGCAATATAGTGACGGTGTTATAATACAGAGGCGGCAGCAACATCCACAAGATGtaatatgttttttcattGGGGAAAG AATTTTAAACATGTTCAAAACTTTGGATAATTTTGATACAATTTATTCGGCTGATTCAGTTGAATGGtgtccaattgatgattttaaagaTTTATTTGTATGTGGTACTTATCAACTTGCACCAGAGGATGaacaatcaaatgaaaaatcacaaaaacgtgatggaaaaatatatctttttagAATAGAAACAAtgggtaaattaaaattactacaAACAATTGATGTTCCAGCTGTTTTGGATATGAAATGGTCACATGTTcgaattcaaaataatatttatcttggtgttgtaaattcaattggatatattcaaatatacaaattacaaATTGATGAAACAACTGGTGATGCAAtgattaaattacatattgaaaaaaaattatctcaaaaaTCTGGTGATGAAATATTGGCTTTGTCATTGGACTGGAGTACTGGAAAAtgtcaaaatgataatataaatgatgcTAAAATAACAGTCAGTGATTCTGAGggtaaaataacaatatttaattttgattctCATAATGATTTGTCAGTGTTATCATCTCTAGAAGAACATGAATTTCAAGCTTGGATAACTGCATTTAATTACTGGAACACCAATATAATTTACtctg gtGGTGATGATTGTAAATTCAAATGGTACGATTTACGAGTggatacaaaattaattggaTCAAATAGAATTCACGAGGCTGGTGTCACAAGTCTCCattcaaattcaaatgaagaatttattttagcaTCTGGaag ttatgatgaaaaattacgTATTTGGGATACGAGAAACTTTCGTCGACCAATatctgaaaataatttatctggtGGAGTATGGAGATTAAAATGGGAtccattttatcataaatatttacttggaGCTTGTATGTATGgtggttttaaattaattgattgtaatTCAATAGATGATCCAAAAATTATTGGTGAATATAATGAACACAAAAGTATTGCATATGGATGTGATTGGTCTTCACTTGATAATGATACAATTGGAAGTAAATTATCTGAAgaaaattgtcaaaatattgTCATTGCAACATGTTCATTTTATGATCATAAACttgatttatcaacatttattttaaacaa GTTGATTTATCTGGAAGTGTTTAGATGGAGCCACAATACCCGTTTTGTGGGCTTATGA
- the LOC122852876 gene encoding diphthine methyltransferase isoform X2, protein MFKTLDNFDTIYSADSVEWCPIDDFKDLFVCGTYQLAPEDEQSNEKSQKRDGKIYLFRIETMGKLKLLQTIDVPAVLDMKWSHVRIQNNIYLGVVNSIGYIQIYKLQIDETTGDAMIKLHIEKKLSQKSGDEILALSLDWSTGKCQNDNINDAKITVSDSEGKITIFNFDSHNDLSVLSSLEEHEFQAWITAFNYWNTNIIYSGGDDCKFKWYDLRVDTKLIGSNRIHEAGVTSLHSNSNEEFILASGSYDEKLRIWDTRNFRRPISENNLSGGVWRLKWDPFYHKYLLGACMYGGFKLIDCNSIDDPKIIGEYNEHKSIAYGCDWSSLDNDTIGSKLSEENCQNIVIATCSFYDHKLDLSTFILNKLIYLEVFRWSHNTRFVGL, encoded by the exons ATGTTCAAAACTTTGGATAATTTTGATACAATTTATTCGGCTGATTCAGTTGAATGGtgtccaattgatgattttaaagaTTTATTTGTATGTGGTACTTATCAACTTGCACCAGAGGATGaacaatcaaatgaaaaatcacaaaaacgtgatggaaaaatatatctttttagAATAGAAACAAtgggtaaattaaaattactacaAACAATTGATGTTCCAGCTGTTTTGGATATGAAATGGTCACATGTTcgaattcaaaataatatttatcttggtgttgtaaattcaattggatatattcaaatatacaaattacaaATTGATGAAACAACTGGTGATGCAAtgattaaattacatattgaaaaaaaattatctcaaaaaTCTGGTGATGAAATATTGGCTTTGTCATTGGACTGGAGTACTGGAAAAtgtcaaaatgataatataaatgatgcTAAAATAACAGTCAGTGATTCTGAGggtaaaataacaatatttaattttgattctCATAATGATTTGTCAGTGTTATCATCTCTAGAAGAACATGAATTTCAAGCTTGGATAACTGCATTTAATTACTGGAACACCAATATAATTTACtctg gtGGTGATGATTGTAAATTCAAATGGTACGATTTACGAGTggatacaaaattaattggaTCAAATAGAATTCACGAGGCTGGTGTCACAAGTCTCCattcaaattcaaatgaagaatttattttagcaTCTGGaag ttatgatgaaaaattacgTATTTGGGATACGAGAAACTTTCGTCGACCAATatctgaaaataatttatctggtGGAGTATGGAGATTAAAATGGGAtccattttatcataaatatttacttggaGCTTGTATGTATGgtggttttaaattaattgattgtaatTCAATAGATGATCCAAAAATTATTGGTGAATATAATGAACACAAAAGTATTGCATATGGATGTGATTGGTCTTCACTTGATAATGATACAATTGGAAGTAAATTATCTGAAgaaaattgtcaaaatattgTCATTGCAACATGTTCATTTTATGATCATAAACttgatttatcaacatttattttaaacaa GTTGATTTATCTGGAAGTGTTTAGATGGAGCCACAATACCCGTTTTGTGGGCTTATGA
- the LOC122851053 gene encoding uncharacterized protein LOC122851053 gives MQARVLLPLLGLFSLGFAEICTRQNTSPGKEILCYTSTDNIENLKNNICKCTTLVHHGHDIKNLSITHIQKLKNYFINFNPFIQFVIGINDVDGRLKISAIKRQEAIAKISTIFNEVDGIELNMTAGSKERLVHFVKGLKDEMIRKSNEKRIFILLPSAAEQLAKQYDIKELSKYTDLFTLSTHYLMDKEDLNRTFHPSRLMGLFDMLNTDSLVDLVHGLGADKSKIIISLPASVFKFSLKYENDNTPRALTDNDKPVIIDRNIFCDNMKEGEWTIERDEDLTAPYAFKNKTWIAFEDEISTGIKGKYVILRNLAGLAIRDIENDVTNNCGKTITEEVYHSFSNNKRKTRQAVLTSLHNDIYYPEENSYPNTVKSSNYRINRVVDTEGKIHAIRENTQTEFSCASQGYFVHPKSCNRFYRCVKFNQAVDEYSVFEFDCPAGLAFDERTDVCVWPGSLSEGSPCPGSPEIAPSSARRFRCPGAGYYADPENCRWFFACMDLGQDEMMSYEFRCPYGLVFDEEKLACEWPWLVPKCGGTNYEKNYGGQGVSTQGGYNGGYDGNSQGSWQGNDQSGNNGNTQNGWNTAGGSGYDGNSQSSWGGNNQDEWSAEGGGGYDGNSEGSWQGSDQSGNDGNSQNGWSATGVGGYDGNSQGTWGGNNQNGYDGNSQGTWGGNNQKYGNYLPAVHTTSHGYNTEYTSTTQIYVPNYTSPRTKVPEYTTPRTNVPKYTTPRTYVPNYTSPRTEVPEYTTPRTDVPKYTTPRTDVPEYTTTRTYEPKYTTPRTYVPNYTSPQTEVPKYTTPRTDVPKYTTPRNDVPKYTTPRTYVPNYTSPRTEVPKYTTPQNNVPEYTTPRTYVPNYTSPRTEVPEYTTPRNEVPEYTTPRNDVPEYTTPRTYEPKYTTPDDTKTPSYQTEYVNKPITVPQTYQTPVPAGDIGTIIYADKSATVPQSYQTPVPVEDIGTIIYADKAATLGYQNDNRGVTNQASTNYNRANTGSTPIYDNTNDYKTNTASQGSISTLGYTSTDEYVFTESGSTSGEFKTTNNGVTQSQTIATVNNQEENIVKRVKPPVYVQSQPGTSGSVFTNGVRTIYDSTAVPQTAIYDNPAVTSSIGYKNKISSVTPLVVVTGQTGNNYYPNNAGQTTQFSIGQTGVTQVSSVTESGNQYYTNQAGQGTYSQGTSQGQTYQPSTAIALDETTYYKNQAEGLSGGSIATNNQDRFSTPASEIISGNYVYNNQAENNALSVNNVNYSSKITSGNEYYKNQAGNTHENGTINSSNKNNGYKINEYYDNGGRGTIRYNNGLVSHKYTENDAQKNHGFSGFSKEYQGSQIQAFTPPANLENAYTKEGFTKTGPTKTGITTAQVSGSGTYVAGAFVRPTPPETNIGENAFATNNRTLLNSNNAYDGSTRTTINDKKNSGYQYENPILTIKNQYDELTSGYKYNKPSIEFNTGPILVADKNINPKLNIQVYNSPINVPVAPKTTSPAVVNTSFYNKPTVTISDNRPFSVMKNNNNKPTGIPTVQPLGYTTNELAEYQTTVYTAARVPTAVSTVRPVIDNGYKTIVSSTSIPVTIQTVSNINYDLKKGYNYEKPQGYNYEKPNESFREEVTSTHNYQTHNHESTTINEDDAEIYIDEKPDEGSYGEKEITAKPTTVTYRPYNKYETTTSNKVSTGGYNYDKPPQGYRYDKPKGPFNEGQSTNPPRQYTTTMANKVVTSGYNYEKPNKGYNYDKPAKEYFDEKKVTSKPLIIYPLNKYESTVTSQDVTEDYNYDKPNGYNYQKPQGYNYEKPKESYREEEKEFITIKPIQPTYETTTTDQDETEIYIDEKLEEGSYGEKEITVTARPTTVTYQPQYEKTTTNKVSTDGYNYDKPQGYNYDKPKKPFNEGLSTARPPPVVTYHPQKYDTTQGYTYEKPQGTFGEKIPSKSMSYENAELYEEPTVTIKPKVYQRPSTTITPDKSNEEVAITIKIPLYKNPSITTTIPTTRVTYKAPFQIDDSNDIPTQRPVISKDESSGYNYPRPSIKFVTTPAPSIMYSTMQSSDSRVSPLNPSISRDRLVNNNNNNRGNSRFTSSQEEQQNYSKQTALNYSQLKNEQSDKIANNQRISFTTQQPAITTYSGNFQKQESKLNNIKQIDKPKSRGKVVVKYSDLHPVLLGKLGGECICKSDPFADFRSNKPLLIESSKGKIDLRNYDETDVYVDLESSEETTEKNIKPLDKIKLSNSAFNIEINRPSITSTTTSSPLRISASDIEASASSTNGQISLRTGKSLGQKMSRKTQKSSSSEDYVYSDDIGVLELTPGGRAECARPGLFRHPKFCNKFYICHWDQWKKKFTLHVFNCPIHLTFDRQAGACNWPTNGPTCQDNTLLV, from the exons ATGCAGGCACGGGTGTTACTACCCTTGTTGGGTTTATTTTCTCTTGGATTTGCTGAAA tatgcaCAAGACAAAATACATCACCAGGAAAAGAAATACTGTGTTATACATCAAcagataatattgaaaatttaaaaaataatatttgtaaatgtaCAACCCTTGTTCATCATGGtcatgatattaaaaatttatcaattactc atattcaaaaattaaaaaattattttattaattttaatccaTTTATACAATTTGTAATTGGTataaatgatgttgatggtaGACTTAAAATATCAGCAATAAAAAGACAAGAAGCAATtgcaaaaatatcaacaattttcaatgag GTTGATGGTATCGAGTTAAACATGACAGCTGGATCAAAAGAAAGATTAGTACATTTTGTAAAAGGGCTAAAAGATGAAATGATaagaaaatcaaatgaaaaaagaatattcATTTTACTTCCATCAGCAGCTGAACAACTTGCCAAACAATATGACATCAAAGAATTATCAAA aTACACtgatttatttacattatcaaCTCATTATTTAATGGATAAAGAAGATTTAAATAGAACTTTTCATCCATCAAGATTAATGGGATTATTTGATATGTTAAATACTGATAGTTTGGTTGATCTTGTTCATGGTCTTGGTgctgataaaagtaaaataattatatcattaccagcaagtgtttttaaattttcattaaaatatgaaaatgataatacacCAAGGGCTTTAACTGATAATGATAAACCAGTTATTAttgatagaaatattttttgtgataatatGAAAGAAGGAGAATGGACCATTGAAAGAGATGAAGATTTAACAGCACcttatgcatttaaaaataaaacatggaTTGCATTTGAAGATGAAATATCAACTGGAATTaag GGAAAATATGTGATACTTCGTAATCTTGCTGGATTAGCTATTCGtgatattgaaaatgatgTTACAAATAATTGTGGTAAAACAATAACTGAAGAAGTTTATCATTCTTTTAGCAATAACAAGAGAAAAACACGTCAAGCTGTTTTGACATCATTGCACAATGATATCTAT TATCCAGAAGAAAATTCTTATCCCAATACtgttaaatcatcaaattatcGAATAAATCGTGTGGTTGATACTGAGGGAAAAATTCATGCTATTAGAGAAAATACTCAGACCGAATTTTCTTGTGCGTCTCAAGGATATTTTGTTCATCCAAAAAGTTGCAACag atTCTATCGTTGTGTTAAATTCAATCAAGCAGTTGATGAATACAGTGTATTTGAATTTGATTGTCCAGCTGGTTTAGCATTTGATGAGCGTACTGATGTTTGTGTTTGGCCTGGTTCTTTATCAGAAGGATCACCATGCCCTGGAAGTCCAGAAATTGCTCCATCAAGTGCTCGTCGTTTCCGTTGTCCTGGAGCTGGTTACTATGCTGATCCAGAAAATTGTAGATGGTTCTTTGCTTGCATGGATCTTg gtCAAGATGAAATGATGTCATATGAATTTAGATGTCCATATGGACTTGTATTTGACGAAGAAAAATTAGCTTGTGAATGGCCATGGTTGGTGCCAAAATGTGGTGGtacaaattatgaaaaaaattatggtgGACAAGGTGTATCTACACAAGGAGGATATAATGGTGGTTACGATGGAAATTCACAAGGTAGTTGGCAAGGAAATGATCAGAGTGGTAATAATGGAAATACTCAAAATGGTTGGAATACAGCTGGAGGAAGTGGTTATGATGGAAACTCACAAAGCAGTTGGGGAGGAAATAATCAGGATGAATGGAGTGCAGAAGGAGGAGGTGGTTATGATGGAAATTCAGAGGGTAGCTGGCAAGGAAGTGACCAAAGTGGTAATGATGGAAATTCTCAAAATGGTTGGAGTGCAACTGGAGTAGGTGGTTATGATGGAAATTCACAGGGTACTTGGGGAGGAAATAATCAAAATGGTTATGATGGAAATTCACAGGGTACT TGGGGAggaaataatcaaaaatatggAAA TTATCTTCCAGCTGTTCATACAACTAGCCATGGATATAATACTGAATACACCTCAACAACTCAAATCTATGTACCAAATTATACATCTCCTCGAACCAAAGTACCAGAATATACAACACCTCGAACCAATGTACCAAAATATACAACACCTCGAACCTATGTACCAAATTATACATCACCTCGAACCGAAGTACCAGAATATACAACACCTCGAACCGATGTACCAAAATATACAACGCCTCGAACTGATGTACCAGAGTATACAACAACTCGAACCTATGAACCAAAATATACAACACCTCGAACCTATGTACCAAATTATACATCACCTCAGACCGAAGTACCAAAATATACAACACCTCGAACTGATGTACCAAAATATACAACGCCTCGAAATGATGTACCAAAATACACAACACCTAGAACCTATGTACCAAATTATACATCACCTCGAACCGAAGTACCAAAATATACAACACCTCAAAATAATGTACCAGAGTATACAACACCTCGAACCTATGTACCAAATTATACATCACCTCGAACTGAAGTACCAGAATATACAACACCTCGAAATGAAGTACCAGAATATACAACACCTCGAAATGATGTACCAGAGTATACAACACCTCGAACCTATGAACCAAAATATACAACACCTGATGACACGAAAACTCCCAGTTATCAAACTGAGTATGTTAATAAACCCATAACTGTGCCACAAACTTATCAAACACCAGTACCAGCTGGAGATATTGGAACAATTATTTATGCTGATAAATCTGCAACTGTGCCACAATCTTATCAAACACCAGTACCAGTTGAAGATATTGGAACAATTATTTACGCTGATAAAGCTGCAACTTTAGGCtatcaaaatgataatagAGGAGTAACTAATCAAGCTAGCACAAATTACAATAGAGCAAACACTGGCTCAACTCCTATCTACGATAATACTAAtgattataaaacaaatacagCATCTCAAGGATCAATATCCACTCTTGGTTACACATCAACAGATGAATATGTATTTACAGAAAGTGGATCAACTTCAGGtgaatttaaaacaacaaacaatGGTGTAACACAATCACAAACAATTGCAACAGTAAATAATCAAGaagaaaatattgtaaaacgTGTAAAACCTCCAGTTTATGTACAATCACAACCTGGTACATCTGGTTCTGTTTTTACCAATGGTGTTAGAACAATTTATGACAGTACAGCAGTACCACAAACAGCAATTTATGACAATCCAGCAGTAACATCATCAAttggatataaaaataaaatatcatcagtaACACCACTTGTTGTTGTAACTGGTCAAActggtaataattattatccaaATAATGCTGGTCAAACAACTCAATTTTCAATTGGTCAAACTGGTGTTACTCAAGTGTCCTCGGTAACTGAAAGTGGTAATCAATATTATACAAATCAAGCTGGACAAGGTACATATTCTCAAGGTACATCTCAAGGACAAACATATCAACCAAGTACAGCAATAGCTCTTGATGAAACTACTTATTACAAAAATCAAGCTGAAGGTTTATCTGGCGGATCAATTGCAACAAATAATCAAGATCGTTTTAGTACACCAGCATCAGAAATTATTTCTGGcaattatgtatataataatcaagCTGAAAATAATGCACTATCtgtaaataatgtaaattattcatcaaaaattacTAGTGGCAATgagtattataaaaatcaagcaGGTAATACTCATGAAAATGGtacaattaattcatcaaataaaaataatggatataaaattaatgagtaCTATGATAATGGTGGTCGTGGAACAATAAGATATAATAATGGTTTAGTATCACATAAATATACTGAAAATGATGCACAAAAAAATCATGGTTTTTCAGGTTTTAGTAAAGAATATCAAGGAAGTCAAATTCAAGCATTTACACCACCTGCTAATTTAGAAAATGCATATACAAAAGAAGGATTTACTAAAACTGGTCCAACTAAAACTGGAATAACAACTGCTCAAGTTAGTGGTAGTGGTACATATGTTGCTGGTGCATTTGTTCGTCCAACACCACCAGAAACAAATATTGGTGAAAATGCATTTGCAACAAATAATAGAACGTTATTAAATTCTAATAATGCATATGATGGATCAACAAGAAcaacaattaatgataaaaaaaattctggttatcaatatgaaaatccaattttaacaattaaaaatcaatatgatGAATTAACATCTggatataaatacaataaaccatcaattgaatttaatactgGACCAATATTAGttgctgataaaaatataaatccaaaattgaatatacaagtttataattCACCAATTAATGTACCAGTTGCTCCGAAGACAACATCACCGGCTGTTGTTAATACTAGCTTTTACAATAAACCAACAGTAACTATTTCAGATAACAGACCTTTCTctgtgatgaaaaataataataataaaccaacTGGTATACCGACTGTACAACCACTTGGCTATACTACAAATGAACTTGCTGAATATCAAACAACAGTGTATACTGCAGCAAGAGTTCCAACTGCTGTTTCTACAGTGAGACCAGTCATTGACAATGGATATAAAACTATtgtatcatcaacatcaattcCTGTTACAATTCAAACtgtatcaaatattaattatgatttaaaaaaaggatataattatgaaaaaccTCAAggatataattatgaaaaaccAAATGAATCATTTCGTGAAGAGGTAACATCAACACATAATTATCAAACACATAATCATGAATCTACAACAATAAATGAAGATGATgctgaaatatatattgatgaaaaacctGATGAAGGATCATATGGTGAAAAAGAAATTACTGCTAAACCAACTACAGTTACTTATCGACCttacaataaatatgaaaCAACTACATCAAATAAAGTTTCAACTGGTggatataattatgataaaccACCACAAGGATATCGATATGATAAACCTAAAGGACCTTTTAACGAAGGACAATCAACTAATCCTCCTCGTCAATATACAACGACAATGGCAAATAAAGTTGTAACAAGTggatataattatgaaaaaccTAATAAAggatataattatgataaaccagcaaaagaatattttgatgaaaagaAAGTAACATCAAaaccattaattatttatcctttaaataaatatgaaagtACTGTAACCAGTCAAGATGTTACTGAAGACTATAATTATGACAAACCCAATggatataattatcaaaaaccaCAAGGATATAATTACGAAAAACCAAAAGAATCATATcgagaagaagaaaaagagtttataacaataaaaccCATTCAACCTACttatgaaacaacaacaactgatCAAGATGAAactgaaatatatattgatgaaaaacttGAAGAAGGATCTTATggtgaaaaagaaataactgTAACTGCTAGACCAACAACAGTTACTTATCAACCtcaatatgaaaaaactaCAACAAATAAAGTATCAACTGATggatataattatgataaaccACAAggatataattatgataaaccTAAAAAACCTTTTAACGAAGGATTATCAACTGCAAGACCACCACCAGTAGTTACTTATCATCCACAAAAATATGATACAACTCAAGGATATACATATGAAAAACCTCAAGGTACTTTTGGTGAAAAAATTCCATCAAAATCAATGAGTTATGAGAATGCTGAATTGTACGAAGAGCCAACAGTCACCATCAAGCCAAAA GTTTATCAAAGACCATCGACAACAATAACACCAGATAAATCAAATGAAGAAGTTgctattacaattaaaattcca ttatataaaaatccttcaataacaacaacaataccaACAACTCGCGTGACATACAAAGCACCATTCCAGATCGATGATTCGAATGACATTCCCACTCAACGCCCAGTCATCTCTAAAGATGAATCTTCAGGATATAATTATCCGCGGCCAAGCATTAAATTTGTGACAACCCCAGCTCCATCAATCATGTACTCAACCATGCAATCATCTGATTCAAGAGTATCTCCATTAAATCCATCAATTTCACGAGACAGACTAgtgaataacaataataataatagaggTAATTCAAGATTTACTTCATCACAAGAagaacaacaaaattattccAAACAAACAGCtttaaattattcacaattaaaaaatgaacaatcAGATAAAATTGCTAATAATCAACGAATTAGTTTTACAACTCAACAACCAGCAATAACAACATATTCTggtaattttcaaaaacaagaatcaaaattaaataatataaaacaaattgacAAACCTAAATCACGTGGTAAAGTTGTTGTTAAATACAGTGATCTACATCCTGTTTTACTTGGTAAACTTGGTGGTGAATGTATATGTAAATCAGATCCATTTGCTGATTTTAGATCAAATAAaccattattaattgaatcatcaaaaggaaaaattgatttaagaAATTATGATGAAACAGATGTTTATGTTGATCTTGAATCAAGTGAAGaaacaactgaaaaaaatataaaaccattagataaaattaaattatcaaatagcgcatttaatattgaaataaacagaccatcaataacatcaacaacaacatcatcaccaCTTCGTATATCAGCAAGTGATATTGAAGCAAgtgcatcatcaacaaatggTCAAATTTCATTACGTACTGGTAAAAGTCTTGGTCAAAAAATGTCaagaaaaacacaaaaatcatcatcatcagaagaTTATGTTTATTCAGATGATATTGGTGTACTTGAATTAACACCAGGTGGTCGTGCTGAATGTGCTCGTCCTGGTTTATTCCGTCATCCAAAATtctgtaataaattttacatatgtCATTGGGATCaatggaagaaaaaatttactttacatgtatttaattGTCCAATTCATTTGACATTTGATAGACAAGCTGGTGCATGCAATTGGCCAACAAATGGTCCAACTTGTCAGGATAACACTCtacttgtttaa
- the LOC122852877 gene encoding uncharacterized protein LOC122852877, whose amino-acid sequence MVGVVLLMVLCLLCESSLSKPAQPDPPTSGITTIGARKLATAEDCAGTMAFSAISGINTDARLVFTETLINKGVGYVAETGIFTVHCPGLYQFSFAGYGSSDLKLTLKKKPNKSDNWQKVISAGPAGGANLVLQDVSIGDQYSVFVDAGKTNEGTTFTGIRVARKS is encoded by the exons atggTGGGTGTAGTATTGTTGATGGTATTGTGTCTGTTGTGTGAGTCTAGTTTATCAAAACCAGCTCAACCAGATCCACCAACATCTGGTATTACCACAATTGGTGCTCGTAAATTAGCAACTGCTGAAGATTGTGCTGGTACAATGGCATTTTCTGCAATATCTGGAATAAATACT gaTGCTCGTCTTGTTTTTACTGAGACACTTATTAACAAAGGCGTTGGTTATGTTGCTGAAACAGGAATATTTACAGTTCATTGTCCAGGTTTATATCAATTTAGTTTTGCTGGATATGGTAGTAGTGATTTGAAACTTACACTCAAGAAAAAACCAAACAAATCTGATAATTGGCAAAAAGTTATATCAGCTGGTCCAGCTGGTGGAGCTAATCTTGTACTTCAAGATGTTTCTATTGGTGATCAATATTCTGTGTTTGTTGATGCTGGTAAAACAAATGAAGGCACAACATTCACTGGCATAAGAGTTGCAAGAAAAtcataa